Proteins encoded in a region of the Deinococcus terrestris genome:
- a CDS encoding ISL3 family transposase: protein MDLPLFPETWQVLDSQVEGTRLILLVQDQRSGVACPTCQQRSSHVHSRYIRHPHDTALGQHGVTLRVRARRFRCRNPNCPHTTFAETWPGWLEPRAQRTCRLAQKQGRVALSLGGEAGHRLLAHLGEPTSADTLLRLIRRVPLLPAETPTVLGVDDFALRRRKTYGTLLIDLERRQVVDLLPDRQGATLATWLRAHPGVKIICRDRAGEYARGAASGAPEAQQIADRFHLIGNVRDTVEAWLRPQRAHLTAPPEPAQGEGTSGPLQPLPTGRPSTNQKRIERTVTKRQHRQARYDQAVKLRDRGQSYKAIARQVGVARSTVTEWLQHEGKLTRNTPPSGITPYAAYIRSRMAEPEWTVTQLFHEVIEQGYRGAFSGVSTYVQWLREGHEPPSIADQQRLSLPREKRLGPAQVAWWFTTRPDRRSEAETRRLQAVFDRVPRGQEIYQLVQDVLGWLRDAPRSGAALLTSWIERAQATGLPDLQRLARSFRNDFAAICGAIESPWSNGQTEGQVNRLKMIKRQMFGRAKFDLLRQRVLLA from the coding sequence TTCTGGAGTGGCCTGTCCCACCTGTCAGCAGCGCAGCTCCCACGTTCACAGCCGCTACATCCGGCATCCTCATGACACTGCTCTGGGCCAGCATGGCGTGACCCTGCGGGTCCGGGCGCGGCGGTTCCGTTGCCGGAACCCGAACTGCCCCCACACGACCTTTGCGGAAACCTGGCCGGGCTGGCTGGAACCCCGCGCACAGCGCACCTGTCGCCTCGCCCAGAAGCAGGGTCGTGTGGCCCTCAGTCTGGGAGGAGAGGCTGGCCACCGGCTCCTGGCCCACCTCGGCGAACCTACCAGCGCCGATACCCTGCTGCGGCTGATTCGTCGCGTTCCCCTCCTTCCCGCCGAGACCCCGACGGTGCTGGGGGTGGACGACTTCGCTCTGCGACGACGGAAAACGTACGGGACTCTCCTGATCGACCTGGAGCGCCGTCAGGTCGTGGACCTGCTTCCGGACCGCCAGGGTGCCACCCTGGCGACGTGGCTGAGAGCACACCCGGGGGTAAAGATCATCTGCCGGGACCGGGCAGGGGAATATGCCCGTGGGGCGGCTTCCGGCGCGCCGGAAGCTCAGCAGATCGCGGACCGCTTCCACCTGATCGGCAATGTTCGGGACACGGTCGAAGCCTGGTTGCGGCCCCAGCGCGCCCACCTCACTGCACCGCCAGAACCGGCACAGGGGGAGGGGACGAGCGGTCCGCTCCAGCCCCTCCCCACAGGACGCCCCTCGACCAACCAAAAACGCATCGAACGGACGGTGACCAAACGGCAACACCGACAGGCCCGGTATGATCAGGCCGTCAAGTTGCGTGACAGAGGCCAAAGCTACAAAGCCATCGCCCGCCAGGTGGGGGTGGCCCGCAGCACGGTGACCGAATGGCTTCAACACGAGGGCAAGCTGACGCGGAACACTCCACCCAGTGGCATCACGCCTTACGCGGCCTACATCCGTAGCCGGATGGCCGAACCGGAGTGGACCGTGACCCAGCTCTTCCACGAGGTGATCGAGCAAGGATACCGGGGCGCATTCAGCGGGGTTTCCACTTACGTGCAGTGGCTCAGGGAAGGACATGAACCTCCGTCCATCGCCGATCAGCAAAGGCTGAGCCTGCCCCGGGAGAAGCGGCTGGGTCCTGCTCAGGTGGCGTGGTGGTTTACAACGCGACCTGACAGGCGTTCAGAGGCGGAGACCCGCCGCTTGCAGGCAGTGTTCGATCGGGTCCCACGAGGACAGGAAATTTACCAGTTGGTGCAGGACGTGTTGGGCTGGCTGAGAGACGCGCCGAGGTCGGGAGCTGCGCTCCTGACCTCTTGGATCGAACGGGCGCAGGCCACTGGATTACCTGACCTCCAACGGTTGGCGCGAAGCTTTCGAAACGACTTCGCCGCCATTTGCGGCGCCATCGAGTCTCCCTGGAGCAACGGGCAGACGGAAGGGCAGGTGAATCGGCTCAAGATGATCAAGCGCCAGATGTTCGGCCGAGCCAAATTCGACCTGCTTCGGCAGCGCGTCCTCCTCGCCTGA
- the dnaN gene encoding DNA polymerase III subunit beta: MHAAVTKKALTGALALLERIIPTRSSNPALLHVRVDAGEAGLRLSGTNLELDLECFVPAEVQFPESFTVPAHLFGQLVRSLGSELVTLSLEGSELHVHAGGTSLSLQTGDLQAHPALAFPNQADLSLDAAELARALGSVRYAASNEAFQAVFRGIKLEHHPGFARVVASDGYRVALRDFPVEGTGGRNLIIPARSVDELTRVLKDGQARFTYGEGMLTVTTEQIRMNLKLLDGEYPDYERVIPKDIRLQFTLPAVTLKEAVGRVAVLADKNANNRVEFMVSEGKLRLSAEGDYGRAQDTVEVQQGGREPAMSLAFNARHVLDALGPVEGDVTLRLSGASTPGILQPVDGSAYQAIIVTLRV, translated from the coding sequence CTGCACGCTGCCGTCACGAAAAAAGCCCTCACCGGGGCGCTCGCCCTGCTGGAACGCATCATCCCCACGCGCAGCAGCAACCCCGCCCTCCTGCATGTGCGCGTGGACGCAGGCGAGGCCGGGTTGCGCCTGAGTGGGACAAACCTCGAACTGGATCTGGAGTGCTTCGTGCCCGCCGAGGTGCAGTTCCCGGAGAGCTTCACGGTGCCCGCGCACCTGTTCGGGCAGCTCGTGCGGTCGCTGGGCAGTGAGTTGGTGACCCTGAGCCTGGAGGGGTCCGAGTTGCACGTGCACGCGGGCGGCACGAGCCTGAGCCTTCAGACGGGCGACCTCCAGGCCCACCCCGCCCTGGCCTTCCCGAATCAGGCGGACCTGAGCCTGGACGCGGCCGAACTCGCGCGGGCGCTGGGCAGCGTGCGGTACGCCGCGAGCAATGAGGCGTTCCAGGCGGTGTTCCGGGGCATCAAGCTCGAACACCACCCCGGATTTGCCCGTGTGGTCGCGTCGGACGGGTACCGGGTGGCCCTGCGGGACTTCCCCGTGGAGGGAACCGGGGGACGCAACCTGATCATCCCGGCCCGCAGCGTGGACGAACTCACCCGCGTGCTGAAGGATGGACAGGCCCGCTTCACCTACGGCGAGGGGATGCTGACGGTCACGACCGAGCAGATCCGCATGAACCTGAAGCTGCTGGACGGGGAGTACCCGGATTACGAGCGGGTGATTCCGAAGGACATCCGGCTTCAGTTCACGCTCCCGGCGGTCACGCTGAAAGAAGCGGTGGGCCGGGTGGCGGTGCTGGCGGACAAGAACGCGAACAATCGGGTGGAGTTCATGGTGTCGGAGGGCAAGCTGCGGCTGTCGGCGGAGGGGGATTATGGCCGAGCGCAGGACACGGTGGAGGTGCAGCAGGGAGGAAGGGAGCCCGCCATGAGCCTCGCGTTCAATGCCCGGCATGTACTGGACGCGCTGGGGCCGGTGGAGGGGGACGTGACGTTGCGCTTGAGCGGGGCGTCGACGCCGGGCATTCTTCAGCCCGTCGATGGGAGCGCGTATCAGGCGATCATCGTGACCTTGCGGGTGTAG